In a single window of the Cydia splendana chromosome 20, ilCydSple1.2, whole genome shotgun sequence genome:
- the LOC134800792 gene encoding CCAAT/enhancer-binding protein-like: protein MDSPQMYDATGAPPPPPQPDLKKVGDDKRAPFPPPDLDELNGQEISLDLQHLIEDQFRGEETMALFQEILPGGRSPQPRHFTRTTLAYMPQPVHSGASYAPVPATAAHEQQPPIKEEPPEPHDFRRNVSCAQYTGQYNPQPPVGVSGPYGGGFTSLPPLGAPLLPPLLKHKQTPSRRTSGKSVDKGTDEYRRRRERNNIAVRKSREKAKVRSREVEEKVKTLLREKDALLKRLEAVSGELSLHKQMYVHLINLNHPEITELCRSMLQLGAPHAPDHTL from the coding sequence ATGGACTCCCCACAGATGTATGATgcgaccggcgcgccgccgccgccaccgcaACCCGATCTCAAGAAGGTCGGCGATGACAAGCGCGCGCCCTTCCCGCCCCCGGACCTGGACGAGCTCAATGGCCAGGAGATCAGTCTGGACCTGCAGCACCTCATCGAGGACCAGTTCCGGGGAGAGGAGACTATGGCGCTCTTCCAGGAGATCCTGCCGGGCGGCCGCTCTCCTCAGCCGCGACACTTCACACGGACCACTCTGGCTTACATGCCGCAGCCGGTACACTCAGGAGCATCATACGCGCCCGTGCCGGCTACCGCGGCACACGAACAACAGCCACCCATAAAAGAGGAACCGCCTGAACCACATGATTTTAGGCGAAACGTCAGTTGCGCTCAATATACAGGCCAGTACAACCCCCAACCGCCCGTAGGCGTCAGCGGTCCATATGGTGGAGGATTTACCTCCTTACCACCGCTAGGAGCACCGCTCCTGCCTCCCCTACTCAAACACAAACAGACCCCATCGAGACGCACATCCGGAAAGTCCGTAGACAAGGGCACAGATGAATACAGAAGGAGACGTGAGCGAAACAACATAGCTGTCAGAAAATCTCGCGAGAAAGCTAAAGTGCGCTCTAGAGAGGTAGAAGAGAAGGTGAAGACCCTGTTGAGAGAGAAAGACGCGCTGCTGAAGCGGTTGGAGGCGGTGTCTGGTGAACTGAGTTTACATAAACAAATGTACGTGCATCTGATCAACTTGAATCACCCGGAGATCACGGAGCTGTGCCGCAGCATGCTGCAGCTCGGGGCGCCGCACGCGCCCGACCACACGCTCTGA